Below is a genomic region from Gemmatimonadota bacterium.
TTCAGCAGGCCGCCTCGCAGCGTGGACAGGATTCGATTGTTCTGCTGCTGCGAGGAACGGAGAGCCTCTCGGGAGGCTTGCGAACGGACTCCATCGGAGACGAGCGCGAGGAGTTTCCGGGTGAACGGCGCTTCTCCTTCAAGAAGAGGGTCCCGGCCGCTGTCGAACAGAAGGAGAAGACCCGTGACTATCGGATCCTCTCGCAGCAACTTCCAACAGGTCGGGCCGTCGGGCGAAGGGGGAGGCTGATGCGCTGAGGAAGCATCCAGAGAGACGGGGGCCAGATCCGCGGCCAGCGCCTCCGGGATCTGCCAGGCACCCGACACCTCGTAGGAGTCCCCCCCCCACCGACACACGGCCGCCGCCCGGGCACCGAGCGCACGCCCGACGACCTCGGCGAGCAGTGGCCAGAATGTGGCAATCGGTCCCGGGGCAGCCAGGAAGCGCGCGACATCCTGAAGGCGGGTCGCCTCGGTCAGTTCCCGGGAGAGTGCCCGGTTCTCCGAGCGGAGATCTTCCGACTGCTCCACGACAATCCGGGCGAAGCGGCGTCGTTCTGCAATGACGCGATCATTGGACTGCTCAAGTTCTCGAACGAACTCGTCCGCCTGGGCGAGATGGCGTCGGCGCTCGAGAATGTCCGTCATGACGGCAAGAACCTCGGTCCCGTCACTTCCCCAGAGAATGGCGCCGCGCGTCGAGGGACCCGACGCGGCAAACACCACGATCGATTCGCCAGCGTGGGCTTGTGAGGGACGAAAGGCCATCCACTGGTCGAGGCCGGGCGATTCCTCGTCAATCAGAAGGACGCCCGCGTAAGGCATGGGGACTTGCTTCAGTGTGCGGTAGACATGGAGCTGTGCGCGATCTGCGAGAAGGGGAGTCCAGTTGGCGGCGGATCTGCGGAGGTCGGCATGGGGGGTGACGACAGCAACCTGATCACGATCGGTCATTCTCCCTCCGCTTCCCCCTCGGGCTCATCTTGTCGGAGCACTCGCTGGAGAAGATACACGGTGTGCGCAATCCGGTCGTGCGTAGTCTGGTCGAGTCTGGTGAACTCCGTCGCGAGGAACCAGCCTCCATGAGGCCCCCTGGCGGAGCGGCCGGAGTCCCGGAGAACCTCGGTGCGCAGCGTCAGTGGGGGGCGATCGTCGGGGAGGGCCAGCGTCAAGTCCAGCAGCGCGCCCTCCGGGTAGAGTTCTGGAGACTCCAGCAGCACGCCGCCAAGGCTCAGATTGACGGTCGTCGCTTCGCAGGGAGGCCCGGGGACGGGGCTTGACGGGAGCGGTGCATGAGGTTCCACATGGACCGCAATGCCCGCCGCCATGCGATGGTACTCGCGACGCTGAACCGCCTGCACCCGCCCCTTTGGGGGGGAGACGAGAATCATCGGAATCGGCCCCGGGTACCGCTCTTCAATCCGTGCGGGATAGTCGTAGTGTTCACCCTCATGCGTGAAGTGAACACGAAGCGGATGTCCGACCGGAATCGGAAGAACACTGGCCCGGAATGACGGGGCGTAGGCTCGAAAACCCCCTTCCACGCATTTCAGTACTTTGGTGACATAGTGCCCTTCGAAGGGACCGGTCTCGATGAGGAGCGCAATCCGCTGCAGCGCCTTTGGCACAGGCCCGCTGTCGTCAGGTTGCGCATGGGTCATGCTGTCGCTCCTCCCCCGCGGCCCGGTGCGCGATCCAGCTCCGCAATCAGTTCCCGTCGTTCCTGATTCTCCGCCTTGCGGCCGGCGCGAAGCGCGCGAAGACTGTCGTCCAGTTCGCGGACACTGCCACGGAGCGTCTCGAGAGCCTCTCCGGAGCGGATGATGTCCCGTGCGGCATGGGCTACCTCATCGCGCAGGTTCTCGGCCAGAATCTCCGTCTCCCGGGACGAACTGGCGGCACGCTCAGACAGATTGCGCATTTCCTCCGCGACGACGCCAAACCCCCGGCCCTCGTCCCCGGCCTGCGCGGCGATGATGGAAGCATTGATCGCAAGGAGATGGGTCTGGTCGGTGATGTCGTGGATCACCTTGAGGATCTCGCTGATTTCTGTGGACCGACTCCGCAGAGTTCGCGTGGCTTCCACGGTGGCGTGCAGGCGGTCCGCCAGTTCGTGTGTCTGCTCATCCACGCTGGAAGCGCCAGCGGTCGTTTCGGGCACTTCCGGCGGGTCCTCCGAGAGTGTTCGCGAGAGCCGTTGCCCAACGACCTCCCAGCGCTGGAGAGCTCGGAGCTTTCCGATTCCCGCAACTGCGGCCACGCACCCCCCCCCGAGAAGCCCGGTCAGGTACAGCTTCCACGCGGAGGGTGAGTCGTGAAGCCATGCGGCGGTGGAGACCATCGCCACAAGAAGAAGCGCCGCCGCGACGAAGCGGACTCGGTACAAGAACACGGAAAGGCGCTTCACCAGTTGTCTCCTTCCGGGTGGATAACCGGGTCATCAGTCAGCAACTGAGAGAGCCTGGCGACATCCAGTGGAGCAAGCG
It encodes:
- a CDS encoding PilZ domain-containing protein is translated as MTHAQPDDSGPVPKALQRIALLIETGPFEGHYVTKVLKCVEGGFRAYAPSFRASVLPIPVGHPLRVHFTHEGEHYDYPARIEERYPGPIPMILVSPPKGRVQAVQRREYHRMAAGIAVHVEPHAPLPSSPVPGPPCEATTVNLSLGGVLLESPELYPEGALLDLTLALPDDRPPLTLRTEVLRDSGRSARGPHGGWFLATEFTRLDQTTHDRIAHTVYLLQRVLRQDEPEGEAEGE
- a CDS encoding methyl-accepting chemotaxis protein: MKRLSVFLYRVRFVAAALLLVAMVSTAAWLHDSPSAWKLYLTGLLGGGCVAAVAGIGKLRALQRWEVVGQRLSRTLSEDPPEVPETTAGASSVDEQTHELADRLHATVEATRTLRSRSTEISEILKVIHDITDQTHLLAINASIIAAQAGDEGRGFGVVAEEMRNLSERAASSSRETEILAENLRDEVAHAARDIIRSGEALETLRGSVRELDDSLRALRAGRKAENQERRELIAELDRAPGRGGGATA